In a single window of the Diospyros lotus cultivar Yz01 chromosome 10, ASM1463336v1, whole genome shotgun sequence genome:
- the LOC127811672 gene encoding CASP-like protein 5B3 isoform X1 → MISVFTSVKSSVEGPLFLGFLEEKMKDFPGAPGTFTGLVLRVSQCLFAAASIASMATSHNFFKITAFCYLIASMALQVIWSSGLAFLDAYALAKKKVLHSNALVSLFMVGDWVTAALSLAAASASAGIAMLYFSDYGTCNLGEECQKYQMSVVLAFFSWITIAISSLVMFWLLAAG, encoded by the exons ATGATATCCGTATTTACATCTGTGAAATCCTCAGTTGAAGGGCCATTGTTTTTGGGGTTTTTGGAGGAGAAGATGAAGGATTTTCCTGGGGCTCCTGGAACCTTTACAGGGCTTGTTCTAAGGGTTTCTCAGTGCTTGTTTGCAGCTGCTTCTATTGCTTCCATGGCCACCAGTCACAATTTCTTCAAAATCACTGCCTTCTg TTACTTGATTGCTTCAATGGCTTTGCAAGTCATCTGGAGTTCTGGACTTGCATTCTTGGATGCATATGCATTGGCAAAGAAGAAGGTCCTCCACAGCAATGCCCTGGTCAGCCTCTTCATGGTTGGAGACTGG GTTACAGCAGCATTATCCCTTGCAGCAGCTTCTGCCTCAGCCGGCATAGCGATGCTGTACTTCAGTGACTATGGGACCTGCAATTTAGGGGAGGAATGCCAGAAGTACCAAATGTCAGTGGTTTTGGCATTTTTTAGCTGGATAACCATTGCAATATCTTCTCTTGTTATGTTTTGGCTTCTGGCTGCTGGATAG
- the LOC127811672 gene encoding CASP-like protein 5B3 isoform X2 gives MKDFPGAPGTFTGLVLRVSQCLFAAASIASMATSHNFFKITAFCYLIASMALQVIWSSGLAFLDAYALAKKKVLHSNALVSLFMVGDWVTAALSLAAASASAGIAMLYFSDYGTCNLGEECQKYQMSVVLAFFSWITIAISSLVMFWLLAAG, from the exons ATGAAGGATTTTCCTGGGGCTCCTGGAACCTTTACAGGGCTTGTTCTAAGGGTTTCTCAGTGCTTGTTTGCAGCTGCTTCTATTGCTTCCATGGCCACCAGTCACAATTTCTTCAAAATCACTGCCTTCTg TTACTTGATTGCTTCAATGGCTTTGCAAGTCATCTGGAGTTCTGGACTTGCATTCTTGGATGCATATGCATTGGCAAAGAAGAAGGTCCTCCACAGCAATGCCCTGGTCAGCCTCTTCATGGTTGGAGACTGG GTTACAGCAGCATTATCCCTTGCAGCAGCTTCTGCCTCAGCCGGCATAGCGATGCTGTACTTCAGTGACTATGGGACCTGCAATTTAGGGGAGGAATGCCAGAAGTACCAAATGTCAGTGGTTTTGGCATTTTTTAGCTGGATAACCATTGCAATATCTTCTCTTGTTATGTTTTGGCTTCTGGCTGCTGGATAG